A section of the Humulus lupulus chromosome 2, drHumLupu1.1, whole genome shotgun sequence genome encodes:
- the LOC133819703 gene encoding uncharacterized protein LOC133819703 isoform X2, producing MASLPTYYTLHLHQCFSSLSPTLCYLPSPRFSRRFPPSLSRKFELFAFRQNLTRRDKVYSLCCCKAGAEVASVPVDEESERPPFDINLAVILAGFAFEAYTSPPDNVGRQEIDAADCKTVYLSETFVQEIYDGQLFVKLKKGLDLPAMDPWGTSDPYVIMELDGQVVKSKIKWGTKEPKWNEDFTFNIKLPAKKNIQVAAWDANLVTPHKRMGNAGINLDCLCDGELHEVLVELEGMGGGGKLQLEVKYKDFDEIDGEKDWWRISFVSEFFRKNGFDSAMKKFVGTETVQASQFVDYAFGQLKSFNDAYLTKDKLSNNENEKSVIEMSSEDALVSDMPSQIQSSVEGPSNDAGYGGSNLEDLNTDDDGIDNGYFSELVNLVGESKESDKDFWKSFANVINQSVVQKLGLPTPEKLKWDGFDLLNSIGLQSKKIAEASYVKSGLATPEGIDEDLDTIGGSLDINTIRSSLPDIQKATKDLLKQTESVLGALMVLSAAISEANKEARLSEKSKSKQEDASNVDDDFLRSNKNEKLASRDVPMLDEKKAEEMRELFSTAESAMEAWAMLATSLGQPSFIKSEFEKICFLDNETTDTQVAIWRDPARRRLVVAFRGTEQAKWKDLKTDLMLAPAGLNPERIGGDFKQEVQVHSGFLSAYDSVRIRIFTIIKQAIGYSDDHDEVSLKWHVYLTGHSLGGALATLLALELSSSQLAKRGAISLTMYNFGSPRVGNKRFADIYNQKVKDSWRVVNHRDIIPTVPRLMGYCHVAQPAYLGAGVLRTALENLELSGDGYHGDVIGEATPDVLVSEFMKGEKEIVERILQTEINIFRAIRDGSALMQHMEDFYYITLLENVKSNYLAARSNASDEGSQTSE from the exons ATGGCTTCTCTCCCAACCTATTACACTCTTCATCTTCACCAATGCTTTTCCTCACTTTCCCCTACTCTCTGTTACCTTCCCAGCCCTCGCTTTTCTCGCCGATTCCCGCCCTCGCTTTCCCGCAAATTTGAGTTATTTGCTTTCCGCCAAAATCTTACGCGGAGAGACAAAGTTTACTCTCTCTGTTGTTGCAAAGCTGGTGCCGAGGTCGCTAGCGTTCCGGTCGATGAAGAAAGTGAACGGCCTCCGTTTGATATCAATCTCGCTGTTATTCTCGCTGGTTTCGCTTTCGAGGCTTACACTAGCCCTCCT GACAATGTTGGTAGACAGGAAATCGACGCAGCAGATTGTAAGACGGTGTATCTATCAGA AACATTTGTACAGGAAATATACGATGGCCAGTTATTTGTGAAATTGAAAAAGGGTCTTGACCTTCCTGCCATGGATCCATGG GGGACAAGTGATCCATATGTGATCATGGAACTGGATGGTCAAGTTGTCAAGAGCAAGATTAAATGGGG GACAAAAGAGCCAAAATGGAATGAGGACTTCACATTTAATATCAAGCTGCCTGCAAAGAAAAATATTCAG GTTGCAGCTTGGGATGCAAATCTTGTAACGCCACATAAACGCATGGGGAATGCAGGCATTAATTTAGATTGCCTATGTGATG GAGAGCTGCATGAAGTACTGGTGGAATTGGAAGGGATGGGTGGTGGTGGTAAGTTACAACTAGAG GTCAAGTATAAAGACTTTGATGAAATTGATGGGGAAAAGGACTGGTGGAGAATTTCTTTTGTTTCAGAATTTTTTCGTAAAAATGGTTTTGATTCTGCTATGAAAAAATTTGTTGGCACTGAAACAGTCCAAGCAAGCCAGTTTGTTGATTATGCTTTTGGGCAGTTGAAATCCTTCAATGATGCATACCTTACCAAGGATAAACtttcaaacaatgaaaatgaaaaaagtgTGATTGAGATGTCTAGCGAAGATGCTCTTGTATCAGACATGCCATCACAGATCCAAAGTAGTGTCGAAGGACCCTCAAATGATGCGGGCTATGGTGGTAGCAATTTAGAGGATCTCAACACAGATGATGATGGAATAGACAATGGGTATTTTTCAGAATTAGTAAATTTAGTTGGTGAGTCAAAGGAATCAGATAAAGATTTCTGGAAGAGCTTTGCTAATGTTATCAATCAAAGTGTTGTTCAGAAACTTGGTCTTCCAACCCCAGAGAAATTAAAGTGGGATGGATTTGACTTGTTAAACAGTATTGGTTTACAGTCAAAAAAGATAGCAGAGGCAAGTTATGTTAAGTCCGGGCTTGCAACTCCGGAAGGCATAGATGAAGACCTTGATACAATAGGTGGATCACTTGATATTAACACCATTCGTTCTTCCCTTCCAGATATACAAAAGGCAACAAAGGATCTCTTAAAGCAAACAGAATCTGTATTAGGAGCGTTAATGGTTTTGTCTGCAGCCATTTCTGAAGCAAACAAGGAAGCACGTCTTTCAGAAAAGAGTAAATCGAAACAAGAAGATGCTTCAAATGTAGACGATGATTTTTTAAGATCTAAtaagaatgagaagcttgcttcacGAGATGTGCCTATGCTGGATGAAAAAAAAGCTGAGGAGATGAGAGAGCTATTTTCAACTGCAGAGAGTGCCATGGAGGCTTGGGCAATGCTTGCTACTTCTTTAGGTCAGCCAAGCTTTATAAAGTCTGAATTTGAGAAGATATGTTTCTTAGACAATGAAACAACAGACACACAG GTGGCAATTTGGCGAGATCCTGCGAGGAGAAGACTGGTTGTTGCTTTTAGAGGAACAGAGCAG GCGAAATGGAAGGACTTGAAAACAGATTTAATGCTAGCACCTGCAGG GCTTAACCCTGAAAGAATAGGCGGAGACTTCAAACAAGAAGTTCAA GTTCACAGTGGCTTTTTAAGTGCATATGACTCAGTGAGGATCAGGATTTTCACTATCATCAAACAGGCAATTGGTTATTC TGATGATCATGATGAGGTATCATTGAAATGGCATGTTTATTTAACTGGTCATAGTTTAGGAGGTGCATTGGCCACCCTTCTTGCTCTGGAACTTTCATCGAGTCAATTGGCAAA ACGTGGGGCAATATCTCTGACCATGTACAACTTTGGATCTCCTAGAGTTGGTAACAAACGATTTGCAGATATTTACAATCAG AAAGTCAAAGATAGCTGGAGAGTTGTAAACCACAGGGACATTATACCAACAGTTCCACGTTTAATGGGTTATTGCCATGTTGCTCAACCTGCATATTTAGGGGCAGGAGTTCTAAGAACTGCTTTG GAAAATTTGGAGCTCTCAGGAGATGGTTACCACGGCGATGTGATTGGGGAAGCCACACCAGATGTACTTGTCAGTGAATTT ATGAAGGGTGAGAAGGAAATCGTCGAAAGAATATTACAGACCGAAATAAATATATTCCGTGCAATCAGGGATGGGAGTGCACTCATGCAACACATGGAGGATTTCTATTACATCACATTGCTAGAG AATGTAAAATCCAATTACTTAGCAGCAAGATCAAACGCTTCTGATGAAGGTAGCCAAACGAGTGAATGA
- the LOC133819703 gene encoding uncharacterized protein LOC133819703 isoform X3 has translation MDPWGTSDPYVIMELDGQVVKSKIKWGTKEPKWNEDFTFNIKLPAKKNIQVAAWDANLVTPHKRMGNAGINLDCLCDGELHEVLVELEGMGGGGKLQLEVKYKDFDEIDGEKDWWRISFVSEFFRKNGFDSAMKKFVGTETVQASQFVDYAFGQLKSFNDAYLTKDKLSNNENEKSVIEMSSEDALVSDMPSQIQSSVEGPSNDAGYGGSNLEDLNTDDDGIDNGYFSELVNLVGESKESDKDFWKSFANVINQSVVQKLGLPTPEKLKWDGFDLLNSIGLQSKKIAEASYVKSGLATPEGIDEDLDTIGGSLDINTIRSSLPDIQKATKDLLKQTESVLGALMVLSAAISEANKEARLSEKSKSKQEDASNVDDDFLRSNKNEKLASRDVPMLDEKKAEEMRELFSTAESAMEAWAMLATSLGQPSFIKSEFEKICFLDNETTDTQVAIWRDPARRRLVVAFRGTEQAKWKDLKTDLMLAPAGLNPERIGGDFKQEVQVHSGFLSAYDSVRIRIFTIIKQAIGYSDDHDEVSLKWHVYLTGHSLGGALATLLALELSSSQLAKRGAISLTMYNFGSPRVGNKRFADIYNQKVKDSWRVVNHRDIIPTVPRLMGYCHVAQPAYLGAGVLRTALENLELSGDGYHGDVIGEATPDVLVSEFMKGEKEIVERILQTEINIFRAIRDGSALMQHMEDFYYITLLENVKSNYLAARSNASDEGSQTSE, from the exons ATGGATCCATGG GGGACAAGTGATCCATATGTGATCATGGAACTGGATGGTCAAGTTGTCAAGAGCAAGATTAAATGGGG GACAAAAGAGCCAAAATGGAATGAGGACTTCACATTTAATATCAAGCTGCCTGCAAAGAAAAATATTCAG GTTGCAGCTTGGGATGCAAATCTTGTAACGCCACATAAACGCATGGGGAATGCAGGCATTAATTTAGATTGCCTATGTGATG GAGAGCTGCATGAAGTACTGGTGGAATTGGAAGGGATGGGTGGTGGTGGTAAGTTACAACTAGAG GTCAAGTATAAAGACTTTGATGAAATTGATGGGGAAAAGGACTGGTGGAGAATTTCTTTTGTTTCAGAATTTTTTCGTAAAAATGGTTTTGATTCTGCTATGAAAAAATTTGTTGGCACTGAAACAGTCCAAGCAAGCCAGTTTGTTGATTATGCTTTTGGGCAGTTGAAATCCTTCAATGATGCATACCTTACCAAGGATAAACtttcaaacaatgaaaatgaaaaaagtgTGATTGAGATGTCTAGCGAAGATGCTCTTGTATCAGACATGCCATCACAGATCCAAAGTAGTGTCGAAGGACCCTCAAATGATGCGGGCTATGGTGGTAGCAATTTAGAGGATCTCAACACAGATGATGATGGAATAGACAATGGGTATTTTTCAGAATTAGTAAATTTAGTTGGTGAGTCAAAGGAATCAGATAAAGATTTCTGGAAGAGCTTTGCTAATGTTATCAATCAAAGTGTTGTTCAGAAACTTGGTCTTCCAACCCCAGAGAAATTAAAGTGGGATGGATTTGACTTGTTAAACAGTATTGGTTTACAGTCAAAAAAGATAGCAGAGGCAAGTTATGTTAAGTCCGGGCTTGCAACTCCGGAAGGCATAGATGAAGACCTTGATACAATAGGTGGATCACTTGATATTAACACCATTCGTTCTTCCCTTCCAGATATACAAAAGGCAACAAAGGATCTCTTAAAGCAAACAGAATCTGTATTAGGAGCGTTAATGGTTTTGTCTGCAGCCATTTCTGAAGCAAACAAGGAAGCACGTCTTTCAGAAAAGAGTAAATCGAAACAAGAAGATGCTTCAAATGTAGACGATGATTTTTTAAGATCTAAtaagaatgagaagcttgcttcacGAGATGTGCCTATGCTGGATGAAAAAAAAGCTGAGGAGATGAGAGAGCTATTTTCAACTGCAGAGAGTGCCATGGAGGCTTGGGCAATGCTTGCTACTTCTTTAGGTCAGCCAAGCTTTATAAAGTCTGAATTTGAGAAGATATGTTTCTTAGACAATGAAACAACAGACACACAG GTGGCAATTTGGCGAGATCCTGCGAGGAGAAGACTGGTTGTTGCTTTTAGAGGAACAGAGCAG GCGAAATGGAAGGACTTGAAAACAGATTTAATGCTAGCACCTGCAGG GCTTAACCCTGAAAGAATAGGCGGAGACTTCAAACAAGAAGTTCAA GTTCACAGTGGCTTTTTAAGTGCATATGACTCAGTGAGGATCAGGATTTTCACTATCATCAAACAGGCAATTGGTTATTC TGATGATCATGATGAGGTATCATTGAAATGGCATGTTTATTTAACTGGTCATAGTTTAGGAGGTGCATTGGCCACCCTTCTTGCTCTGGAACTTTCATCGAGTCAATTGGCAAA ACGTGGGGCAATATCTCTGACCATGTACAACTTTGGATCTCCTAGAGTTGGTAACAAACGATTTGCAGATATTTACAATCAG AAAGTCAAAGATAGCTGGAGAGTTGTAAACCACAGGGACATTATACCAACAGTTCCACGTTTAATGGGTTATTGCCATGTTGCTCAACCTGCATATTTAGGGGCAGGAGTTCTAAGAACTGCTTTG GAAAATTTGGAGCTCTCAGGAGATGGTTACCACGGCGATGTGATTGGGGAAGCCACACCAGATGTACTTGTCAGTGAATTT ATGAAGGGTGAGAAGGAAATCGTCGAAAGAATATTACAGACCGAAATAAATATATTCCGTGCAATCAGGGATGGGAGTGCACTCATGCAACACATGGAGGATTTCTATTACATCACATTGCTAGAG AATGTAAAATCCAATTACTTAGCAGCAAGATCAAACGCTTCTGATGAAGGTAGCCAAACGAGTGAATGA
- the LOC133819703 gene encoding uncharacterized protein LOC133819703 isoform X1 yields MASLPTYYTLHLHQCFSSLSPTLCYLPSPRFSRRFPPSLSRKFELFAFRQNLTRRDKVYSLCCCKAGAEVASVPVDEESERPPFDINLAVILAGFAFEAYTSPPVNDNVGRQEIDAADCKTVYLSETFVQEIYDGQLFVKLKKGLDLPAMDPWGTSDPYVIMELDGQVVKSKIKWGTKEPKWNEDFTFNIKLPAKKNIQVAAWDANLVTPHKRMGNAGINLDCLCDGELHEVLVELEGMGGGGKLQLEVKYKDFDEIDGEKDWWRISFVSEFFRKNGFDSAMKKFVGTETVQASQFVDYAFGQLKSFNDAYLTKDKLSNNENEKSVIEMSSEDALVSDMPSQIQSSVEGPSNDAGYGGSNLEDLNTDDDGIDNGYFSELVNLVGESKESDKDFWKSFANVINQSVVQKLGLPTPEKLKWDGFDLLNSIGLQSKKIAEASYVKSGLATPEGIDEDLDTIGGSLDINTIRSSLPDIQKATKDLLKQTESVLGALMVLSAAISEANKEARLSEKSKSKQEDASNVDDDFLRSNKNEKLASRDVPMLDEKKAEEMRELFSTAESAMEAWAMLATSLGQPSFIKSEFEKICFLDNETTDTQVAIWRDPARRRLVVAFRGTEQAKWKDLKTDLMLAPAGLNPERIGGDFKQEVQVHSGFLSAYDSVRIRIFTIIKQAIGYSDDHDEVSLKWHVYLTGHSLGGALATLLALELSSSQLAKRGAISLTMYNFGSPRVGNKRFADIYNQKVKDSWRVVNHRDIIPTVPRLMGYCHVAQPAYLGAGVLRTALENLELSGDGYHGDVIGEATPDVLVSEFMKGEKEIVERILQTEINIFRAIRDGSALMQHMEDFYYITLLENVKSNYLAARSNASDEGSQTSE; encoded by the exons ATGGCTTCTCTCCCAACCTATTACACTCTTCATCTTCACCAATGCTTTTCCTCACTTTCCCCTACTCTCTGTTACCTTCCCAGCCCTCGCTTTTCTCGCCGATTCCCGCCCTCGCTTTCCCGCAAATTTGAGTTATTTGCTTTCCGCCAAAATCTTACGCGGAGAGACAAAGTTTACTCTCTCTGTTGTTGCAAAGCTGGTGCCGAGGTCGCTAGCGTTCCGGTCGATGAAGAAAGTGAACGGCCTCCGTTTGATATCAATCTCGCTGTTATTCTCGCTGGTTTCGCTTTCGAGGCTTACACTAGCCCTCCTGTAAAT GACAATGTTGGTAGACAGGAAATCGACGCAGCAGATTGTAAGACGGTGTATCTATCAGA AACATTTGTACAGGAAATATACGATGGCCAGTTATTTGTGAAATTGAAAAAGGGTCTTGACCTTCCTGCCATGGATCCATGG GGGACAAGTGATCCATATGTGATCATGGAACTGGATGGTCAAGTTGTCAAGAGCAAGATTAAATGGGG GACAAAAGAGCCAAAATGGAATGAGGACTTCACATTTAATATCAAGCTGCCTGCAAAGAAAAATATTCAG GTTGCAGCTTGGGATGCAAATCTTGTAACGCCACATAAACGCATGGGGAATGCAGGCATTAATTTAGATTGCCTATGTGATG GAGAGCTGCATGAAGTACTGGTGGAATTGGAAGGGATGGGTGGTGGTGGTAAGTTACAACTAGAG GTCAAGTATAAAGACTTTGATGAAATTGATGGGGAAAAGGACTGGTGGAGAATTTCTTTTGTTTCAGAATTTTTTCGTAAAAATGGTTTTGATTCTGCTATGAAAAAATTTGTTGGCACTGAAACAGTCCAAGCAAGCCAGTTTGTTGATTATGCTTTTGGGCAGTTGAAATCCTTCAATGATGCATACCTTACCAAGGATAAACtttcaaacaatgaaaatgaaaaaagtgTGATTGAGATGTCTAGCGAAGATGCTCTTGTATCAGACATGCCATCACAGATCCAAAGTAGTGTCGAAGGACCCTCAAATGATGCGGGCTATGGTGGTAGCAATTTAGAGGATCTCAACACAGATGATGATGGAATAGACAATGGGTATTTTTCAGAATTAGTAAATTTAGTTGGTGAGTCAAAGGAATCAGATAAAGATTTCTGGAAGAGCTTTGCTAATGTTATCAATCAAAGTGTTGTTCAGAAACTTGGTCTTCCAACCCCAGAGAAATTAAAGTGGGATGGATTTGACTTGTTAAACAGTATTGGTTTACAGTCAAAAAAGATAGCAGAGGCAAGTTATGTTAAGTCCGGGCTTGCAACTCCGGAAGGCATAGATGAAGACCTTGATACAATAGGTGGATCACTTGATATTAACACCATTCGTTCTTCCCTTCCAGATATACAAAAGGCAACAAAGGATCTCTTAAAGCAAACAGAATCTGTATTAGGAGCGTTAATGGTTTTGTCTGCAGCCATTTCTGAAGCAAACAAGGAAGCACGTCTTTCAGAAAAGAGTAAATCGAAACAAGAAGATGCTTCAAATGTAGACGATGATTTTTTAAGATCTAAtaagaatgagaagcttgcttcacGAGATGTGCCTATGCTGGATGAAAAAAAAGCTGAGGAGATGAGAGAGCTATTTTCAACTGCAGAGAGTGCCATGGAGGCTTGGGCAATGCTTGCTACTTCTTTAGGTCAGCCAAGCTTTATAAAGTCTGAATTTGAGAAGATATGTTTCTTAGACAATGAAACAACAGACACACAG GTGGCAATTTGGCGAGATCCTGCGAGGAGAAGACTGGTTGTTGCTTTTAGAGGAACAGAGCAG GCGAAATGGAAGGACTTGAAAACAGATTTAATGCTAGCACCTGCAGG GCTTAACCCTGAAAGAATAGGCGGAGACTTCAAACAAGAAGTTCAA GTTCACAGTGGCTTTTTAAGTGCATATGACTCAGTGAGGATCAGGATTTTCACTATCATCAAACAGGCAATTGGTTATTC TGATGATCATGATGAGGTATCATTGAAATGGCATGTTTATTTAACTGGTCATAGTTTAGGAGGTGCATTGGCCACCCTTCTTGCTCTGGAACTTTCATCGAGTCAATTGGCAAA ACGTGGGGCAATATCTCTGACCATGTACAACTTTGGATCTCCTAGAGTTGGTAACAAACGATTTGCAGATATTTACAATCAG AAAGTCAAAGATAGCTGGAGAGTTGTAAACCACAGGGACATTATACCAACAGTTCCACGTTTAATGGGTTATTGCCATGTTGCTCAACCTGCATATTTAGGGGCAGGAGTTCTAAGAACTGCTTTG GAAAATTTGGAGCTCTCAGGAGATGGTTACCACGGCGATGTGATTGGGGAAGCCACACCAGATGTACTTGTCAGTGAATTT ATGAAGGGTGAGAAGGAAATCGTCGAAAGAATATTACAGACCGAAATAAATATATTCCGTGCAATCAGGGATGGGAGTGCACTCATGCAACACATGGAGGATTTCTATTACATCACATTGCTAGAG AATGTAAAATCCAATTACTTAGCAGCAAGATCAAACGCTTCTGATGAAGGTAGCCAAACGAGTGAATGA
- the LOC133819702 gene encoding beta-amylase 1, chloroplastic has product MALNITHQIATLAGSTVPGESGSGSSASAVWKSPATSQRCRIQMSESTDGGLSPPRSPCRSRQLSPCRTPPSPCRSPVYGGMRADLSVACQAFATDLELAPPAVVEGDFSSVNEYKELRGAHDKGKGVPVYVMMPLDSVTMNHTVNRKKAINASLQALKSAGVEGIMMDVWWGLVEGDSPGSYNWGGYNELIEMAKKHGLKVQAVMSFHRCGGNVGDSCNIPLPKWVVEEIDKDQDLAYTDQWGKRNYEYVSLGCDTIPVLKGRTPVQCYADFMRSFRDNFKHLLGDTIVEIQVGMGPAGELRYPSYPEENGTWKFPGIGAFQCFDKYMISSLKAAAEANGKPEWGSTGPTDAGHYNNWPEDAPFFKKEGGGWNGTYGEFFLSWYSQLLIDHGERIVTAAKSVFEDTGVKISVKIAGIHWHYGSRSHAPELTAGYYNTRFRDGYLPIAQMLARHGAIFNFTCIEMRDHEQPQDALCAPEKLVRQVALATQKARVPLAGENALPRYDDYAHEQILQAASFNFEGSNGEGEMCAFTYLRMNPHLFQADNWRSFVSFVKKMKEGKGSNKCWEQVEREAEHFVHVTLPLVQEAAVAHLH; this is encoded by the exons ATGGCGTTGAATATCACTCACCAGATCGCGACTTTAGCTGGATCAACTGTTCCGGGAGAGTCGGGATCAGGTTCGTCGGCATCGGCAGTGTGGAAGTCGCCGGCGACGAGTCAAAGATGCAGGATTCAGATGTCAGAGTCCACCGACGGCGGATTATCGCCTCCTCGGAGTCCGTGCAGGTCCAGGCAGTTGAGTCCTTGTCGGACTCCGCCGAGTCCTTGCAGGTCGCCGGTGTATGGTGGAATGAGGGCGGATCTGTCGGTGGCGTGTCAGGCGTTTGCGACGGATTTAGAGCTGGCTCCGCCGGCCGTGGTGGAGGGGGATTTTTCCTCTGTGAATGAATACAAAGAACTGCGTGGTGCGCATGATAAGGGGAAGGGGGTGCCGGTTTACGTGATGATGCCGCTAGACAGCGTCACGATGAACCACACGGTGAATCGGAAGAAGGCGATTAATGCGAGTCTTCAGGCGTTGAAGAGTGCCGGTGTGGAGGGAATCATGATGGACGTGTGGTGGGGCCTGGTCGAGGGCGACTCACCCGGCTCGTACAACTGGGGCGGGTACAACGAGTTAATCGAGATGGCCAAGAAGCATGGGCTCAAGGTTCAGGCCGTTATGTCTTTCCATCGGTGTGGTGGAAACGTTGGTGACTCTTGCAA TATTCCTTTACCCAAGTGGGTGGTGGAGGAGATTGACAAGGACCAGGACCTTGCTTACACTGATCAATGGGGAAAGAGGAACTATGAGTACGTTTCGCTTGGCTGTGATACCATCCCAGTTCTTAAGGGCCGCACTCCTGTTCAGTGTTACGCTGATTTCATGCGTTCATTTAGGGACAACTTCAAACACCTTCTCGGTGACACCATTGTG gAAATCCAAGTGGGAATGGGTCCAGCTGGTGAACTTCGTTACCCTTCATACCCAGAGGAGAATGGAACTTGGAAATTCCCTGGAATTGGAGCTTTCCAGTGTTTTGACAAG TACATGATCAGCAGTTTGAAAGCTGCAGCGGAAGCAAATGGTAAGCCGGAATGGGGTAGCACAGGTCCCACTGATGCTGGTCACTACAATAACTGGCCTGAAGATGCCCCCTTTTTCAAAAAGGAGGGTGGAGGTTGGAACGGTACTTATGGTGAATTCTTCCTCAGTTGGTATTCACAGTTGCTGATCGACCATGGTGAGAGAATCGTCACCGCAGCCAAGTCTGTTTTTGAGGACACCGGTGTGAAGATCTCGGTGAAGATTGCTGGAATTCACTGGCACTACGGTTCCAGATCCCACGCCCCTGAGCTCACGGCAGGCTACTACAACACCCGTTTTAGAGATGGTTACCTCCCCATTGCGCAGATGTTAGCTCGACACGGCGCCATATTCAACTTCACCTGCATTGAGATGAGGGATCACGAGCAGCCTCAAGACGCCCTTTGCGCACCAGAGAAGCTGGTGAGGCAAGTTGCCCTGGCCACACAGAAGGCCCGGGTTCCTCTCGCTGGCGAAAATGCACTGCCCCGCTATGACGATTACGCTCACGAGCAGATCTTACAGGCAGCGTCCTTCAACTTCGAAGGTAGCAATGGAGAAGGAGAGATGTGCGCGTTCACTTACTTGAGGATGAATCCGCATTTGTTTCAGGCGGATAACTGGAGAAGTTTTGTGTCTTTCGTGAAGAAGATGAAGGAAGGAAAAGGTTCCAACAAGTGTTGGGAGCAAGTGGAAAGAGAAGCAGAGCATTTTGTACATGTTACTCTGCCTTTGGTGCAAGAAGCTGCTGTTGCTCATCTGCACTGA
- the LOC133816773 gene encoding late embryogenesis abundant protein 2: MSSMQETQAKAEAKTEELSQCAKDSATEAKDRTADAAHSATDSVQHGKDQSAGFLQQTGEQMKSMTQGAVDTVKSTLGVGDKK, encoded by the exons ATGTCGAGCATGCAGGAAACCCAAGCCAAGGCTGAG GCTAAGACCGAGGAGTTGTCACAATGCGCTAAGGACTCAGCAACCGAAGCAAAGGACAGGACCGCTGATGCTGCTCATTCAGCAACTGACTCTGTCCAGCATGGAAAGGACCAAAGCGCGGGATTCCTCCAACAG ACTGGAGAACAAATGAAGAGCATGACTCAGGGTGCTGTGGACACTGTCAAGAGCACACTTGGAGTGGGTGACAAGAAGTGA